From the genome of Thermoflexus hugenholtzii, one region includes:
- a CDS encoding DUF3536 domain-containing protein, translating to MGESRPALAVHGHFYQPPREDPWTGEVPPEPGAAPYHDFNEKITAECYRPLAERCLFERISFNVGPTLIGWLARHDPETYRRILEADRVNVARGVGNAIAQSAHHTILPLARRRDKVTQVYWGIQSFQHRFGRHPRGMWLPEMAVDLATLEVLAEAGLTFTILSSEQVRGPLPRGAGPYRVRLEANAYFTVFVRDRDLSNQVSFVMPSLGPADRWAAEALRDRTALTLLATDGETFGHHHREGVDFLERLLRPPAGAYEVVTLTEYLRAHPPVEEVEVLQNTAWSCAHGLARWSTGCACTPGDSRWKAILRAAMDLLAEEIDAAYLDLAHGWIRDPWRLRDEYIHVVLGAMEAPALLREFADRPLPSDVERRLLLALQAQVHRQRMFASCGWFFEDLDGLEPRLVIRQAARAIELIEQATGVDLAAGYRRALALARSGRTGKTGAQIFDEIWAARPQPR from the coding sequence TTGGGGGAATCCCGTCCCGCGCTGGCTGTGCATGGGCATTTCTATCAGCCCCCCCGCGAGGATCCGTGGACCGGGGAGGTGCCGCCGGAGCCCGGCGCCGCGCCGTATCACGATTTCAACGAGAAGATCACGGCGGAATGCTACCGCCCCCTGGCGGAGCGTTGCCTGTTCGAACGGATCAGCTTCAACGTCGGGCCGACCCTGATCGGCTGGCTGGCCCGCCATGACCCGGAGACCTACCGTCGGATCCTGGAGGCGGACCGCGTGAACGTGGCCCGGGGGGTGGGCAACGCCATCGCCCAGTCCGCGCATCACACCATCCTCCCCCTGGCCCGGCGCCGCGATAAGGTCACCCAGGTCTATTGGGGGATCCAGTCCTTCCAGCACCGCTTCGGCCGGCACCCCCGGGGGATGTGGCTGCCCGAGATGGCCGTGGACCTGGCCACCCTGGAGGTGCTGGCGGAGGCCGGGTTGACCTTCACCATCCTCTCCTCCGAGCAGGTGCGCGGACCCCTCCCGCGCGGGGCGGGGCCCTATCGGGTCCGCCTGGAGGCGAACGCCTATTTCACCGTGTTCGTCCGCGATCGGGATCTCTCCAACCAGGTCTCCTTCGTCATGCCCTCCCTGGGGCCGGCGGATCGCTGGGCGGCGGAGGCCCTGCGGGATCGGACGGCGCTCACGCTGCTGGCCACCGATGGGGAGACCTTCGGCCATCATCACCGGGAGGGCGTCGATTTCCTCGAGCGTCTGCTCCGGCCGCCGGCGGGGGCTTACGAGGTGGTGACCCTCACCGAATACCTGCGGGCCCATCCGCCGGTGGAGGAGGTGGAGGTCCTGCAGAACACGGCGTGGAGCTGCGCCCACGGGCTGGCCCGCTGGAGCACCGGGTGCGCCTGCACCCCGGGGGATTCTCGCTGGAAGGCGATCCTGCGGGCGGCTATGGACCTTCTGGCGGAGGAGATCGACGCGGCCTATCTGGATCTCGCCCACGGCTGGATCCGCGATCCGTGGCGGCTGCGGGACGAATACATCCACGTGGTGCTGGGGGCGATGGAGGCGCCGGCTCTGTTACGGGAGTTCGCTGATCGTCCCCTTCCCTCGGACGTGGAGCGGCGGCTGCTCCTGGCCCTTCAGGCCCAGGTCCACCGCCAGCGGATGTTCGCCAGCTGCGGGTGGTTCTTCGAGGACCTGGATGGGCTGGAGCCCCGCCTGGTGATCCGACAGGCGGCCCGGGCCATCGAGTTGATCGAGCAGGCCACCGGGGTGGATCTGGCCGCAGGGTATCGGCGGGCGTTGGCTCTGGCCCGCAGCGGCCGCACCGGCAAGACCGGCGCCCAGATCTTCGACGAGATCTGGGCCGCCCGCCCTCAGCCCCGATGA
- a CDS encoding MFS transporter, producing the protein MTMSSIEEIAFHPRSMIRLMLLSEILWAVGEGLFFYLLPVYVQDLGATPAQVGLAFGVGELALTLTYLPVGWLADRTRRKPLMLGGWFAGLIGILLMAGATTWWALFPGLTLYLMSGYCLPVIHAYVARMAGPIPLERAFPLLSAGYAVGGLLTPALGGWMAQRVGMRPVLLLSAGLFALSTVAALFLPLDPPPDPHGRGRRLGSWRRIPWRFGLALLALFTVGQVGLILLPNFLQQAGGWSKSHLGLFASLQALGTILLGPALGRWDQGRARPVGLAAAWGLAGIGMGLLLLGFRVLPLAGAAMVLVGGAYAAYSLAAARILRLTPSETQATAAALLHTARSLALALAAPFAGLLFSFHPARPLQVAGLLLPLALFGVLRAGRLIQIPAEEVPQSP; encoded by the coding sequence ATGACGATGTCATCCATCGAAGAGATCGCCTTCCATCCCCGCTCGATGATCCGCCTGATGTTGCTTTCGGAGATCCTCTGGGCGGTGGGGGAGGGATTGTTCTTCTATCTGCTCCCGGTCTACGTGCAGGATCTGGGGGCCACTCCTGCTCAGGTTGGGCTGGCCTTCGGGGTCGGGGAGCTGGCCCTGACCCTTACCTATCTGCCGGTGGGATGGCTGGCGGATCGAACCCGGCGCAAGCCGCTGATGTTGGGCGGGTGGTTCGCCGGGCTGATCGGGATCCTCCTGATGGCCGGGGCGACCACCTGGTGGGCCCTGTTTCCCGGCCTGACCCTCTATCTGATGTCCGGCTATTGCCTGCCGGTGATCCACGCCTATGTGGCCCGCATGGCCGGCCCCATCCCGCTGGAGCGGGCCTTCCCCCTCCTGAGCGCCGGTTACGCCGTGGGCGGTTTGCTGACGCCGGCCCTGGGCGGATGGATGGCTCAGCGAGTCGGGATGCGCCCGGTGTTGCTCCTCAGCGCCGGCCTCTTCGCCCTCTCCACCGTCGCGGCGCTGTTCCTCCCCCTGGATCCCCCACCGGATCCTCATGGGCGGGGCCGCCGCTTGGGATCCTGGCGGCGGATCCCCTGGCGTTTCGGGCTGGCCCTGCTCGCGTTGTTCACCGTGGGGCAGGTGGGCCTGATCCTGCTGCCGAACTTCCTGCAACAGGCGGGAGGATGGTCCAAGTCCCATTTGGGGCTGTTCGCCTCCCTGCAGGCCCTGGGGACCATCCTGCTGGGCCCGGCGTTGGGGCGGTGGGATCAGGGCCGGGCGCGGCCGGTGGGGCTGGCGGCGGCATGGGGGCTGGCCGGGATCGGAATGGGGCTGCTCCTCCTGGGATTCCGCGTGCTTCCCCTGGCAGGCGCGGCGATGGTTCTTGTGGGAGGGGCGTATGCCGCCTACTCCCTGGCCGCCGCGCGGATCCTGCGTCTGACCCCTTCGGAGACCCAGGCGACCGCCGCAGCCCTCCTGCACACCGCCCGCAGCCTGGCGCTGGCGCTGGCCGCTCCCTTCGCCGGGCTCCTGTTCTCCTTTCATCCGGCTCGCCCCCTGCAGGTCGCCGGTCTGCTCCTCCCCCTGGCCCTGTTCGGCGTCCTCCGAGCGGGGAGGCTGATCCAGATCCCCGCTGAGGAGGTTCCCCAGTCTCCATAG
- a CDS encoding DoxX family protein, with the protein MLRPDLGWAILRVLIGLLFAGHGAQKLFGWFGGHGLSGTAGWLESWNIRPGRLWAWLLGLGEFIGGLLLALGLATPWAVLPLIASQLVAIVRVHAPKGLWIDRGGFEYNLVLVALSGFFGLYGPGRYSLDAALGLTWPQPLAFGVILILAVLIALIALTAPGWAPRLFRQAA; encoded by the coding sequence ATGTTGCGGCCGGATCTCGGGTGGGCGATCTTGCGCGTCCTGATCGGTTTGCTCTTCGCGGGCCACGGGGCCCAGAAGCTGTTCGGGTGGTTCGGTGGCCACGGCCTCAGCGGGACGGCGGGCTGGCTGGAGAGCTGGAACATCCGGCCGGGCCGTCTGTGGGCGTGGCTGCTGGGACTGGGGGAGTTCATCGGCGGGCTGCTGCTAGCTTTGGGCCTGGCGACGCCGTGGGCGGTCCTGCCGCTGATCGCCTCCCAGCTGGTGGCCATCGTCCGCGTGCATGCGCCGAAGGGGCTGTGGATCGATCGCGGCGGGTTTGAGTATAACCTGGTCCTGGTGGCCCTGAGCGGCTTCTTCGGGCTCTACGGGCCGGGCCGCTATAGCCTGGACGCGGCGCTGGGCCTGACCTGGCCGCAGCCCCTCGCCTTCGGGGTGATTCTGATCCTCGCGGTCCTCATCGCGCTCATCGCCCTGACCGCTCCGGGCTGGGCGCCGCGGCTCTTCCGGCAGGCGGCCTGA
- a CDS encoding TldD/PmbA family protein — protein sequence MLGEPIIREILGKALRASPADETEIVLEAHDSALTRFANNVIHQNVAEVNTEIAVRVVLGKRVGAAVTNRLTEEALGRAIEEAVALARLQPENPEFPGLPEPQPIEPVAAFDEAVAGATPEWRARAVGAVCRLAESMGVNAAGALSTGVYELAVANSKGVFAYHAGTETHFSTVVMSDDGSGYAHRAAWRLADLDVEALGRSAIERALRSRNPRPIEPGVYPVVLEPYAVEDILSWLGYAGAGALAVQEGRSWMNDRIGRPVMSPQITIWDDGRDPAGLPLPFDFEGVPRQRVIIVERGVPQGPVYDTVTAAREGRRSTGHALPRSRPQTASLGPIPLHLFMAPGEATIEEMVRQVDRGLYITRFWYTRLVHPRDCVLTGMTRDGVFWIEKGEIAYPVRNLRFTQGYVPALAGVRAVGKERWLISEGFGFTCVPALLLEAFTFTGVTEF from the coding sequence ATGCTGGGCGAACCCATCATCCGGGAGATCCTGGGGAAGGCGTTGCGAGCCTCCCCGGCCGACGAGACGGAGATCGTGCTGGAGGCCCACGACAGCGCCCTCACTCGCTTCGCCAACAACGTCATCCACCAGAACGTGGCCGAGGTCAACACCGAGATCGCCGTCCGGGTGGTCCTCGGGAAGCGGGTGGGCGCCGCGGTCACCAATCGCCTGACGGAGGAGGCCCTGGGGCGGGCCATCGAAGAGGCCGTGGCCCTCGCCCGGCTGCAGCCGGAGAACCCGGAGTTCCCGGGCCTGCCGGAACCCCAGCCCATCGAGCCGGTGGCCGCCTTCGATGAGGCGGTGGCGGGGGCCACGCCGGAGTGGCGGGCGCGGGCGGTGGGGGCCGTCTGCCGGCTGGCGGAATCCATGGGCGTGAACGCGGCGGGGGCCCTCTCCACCGGGGTGTATGAGCTGGCGGTGGCCAACTCCAAAGGGGTGTTCGCCTATCACGCCGGCACCGAGACCCACTTCAGCACGGTGGTGATGAGCGACGATGGATCCGGCTACGCCCACCGCGCCGCCTGGCGCCTCGCCGATCTCGATGTGGAAGCGCTGGGCCGTTCGGCCATCGAGCGGGCCCTGCGGAGCCGGAACCCTCGTCCCATCGAGCCCGGGGTGTATCCGGTGGTCCTGGAGCCCTACGCCGTGGAGGACATCCTCTCCTGGCTGGGCTACGCGGGGGCCGGCGCCCTGGCCGTCCAGGAGGGTCGCTCGTGGATGAACGATCGCATCGGCCGCCCGGTGATGTCCCCTCAGATCACCATCTGGGATGATGGCCGGGATCCGGCCGGGCTGCCCCTGCCCTTCGACTTCGAAGGGGTGCCCCGGCAGCGGGTGATCATCGTCGAGCGCGGGGTCCCTCAGGGGCCGGTGTATGACACGGTCACCGCCGCCCGGGAAGGCCGACGGTCCACCGGCCACGCCCTCCCCCGCTCCCGTCCGCAGACCGCCAGCCTGGGCCCCATCCCGCTCCACCTGTTCATGGCCCCCGGCGAGGCCACGATCGAGGAGATGGTCCGGCAGGTGGATCGAGGCCTTTACATCACCCGGTTCTGGTATACCCGGCTGGTGCACCCGCGGGACTGCGTGCTGACCGGCATGACGCGGGACGGTGTGTTCTGGATCGAGAAGGGGGAGATCGCCTATCCGGTCCGCAACCTGCGGTTCACCCAGGGGTATGTGCCTGCCCTGGCCGGGGTGCGCGCGGTGGGGAAGGAGCGCTGGCTGATCTCGGAGGGCTTCGGCTTCACCTGCGTGCCCGCCCTGTTGCTGGAGGCCTTCACCTTCACCGGCGTGACCGAGTTCTGA
- the rsmI gene encoding 16S rRNA (cytidine(1402)-2'-O)-methyltransferase, with the protein MGTLYVVGTPIGNLEDITLRALRVLRECALIAAEDTRKTRILLDRYGIEKPMISYFEHNEAARIPQILEALAQGDVALVSEAGMPGLSDPGYVLIRAALERGFPVVPIPGPSAPVTALVVSGLPADRFLFLGFLPRKPGERRRLLAQVAALPWTLVAFEAPHRLRETLRDILEILGDRPMAVARELTKIHEEIRRGTVREILTHFAEVEPRGEFTLVIAGAPEEVSQWEEEEVRARLEELLRSGRTPAQAAREVARASGWPRDAVYRMALRIRSESEPRR; encoded by the coding sequence ATGGGCACGTTGTATGTGGTGGGCACTCCCATCGGGAACCTGGAGGACATCACCCTGCGGGCGCTGCGGGTGTTGCGGGAGTGCGCCCTGATCGCCGCCGAAGACACCCGCAAGACCCGTATTCTTCTGGACCGCTACGGCATCGAGAAGCCGATGATCAGTTACTTCGAGCACAACGAGGCGGCCCGCATCCCCCAGATCCTGGAGGCCCTGGCCCAGGGGGATGTGGCCCTGGTCTCCGAAGCGGGAATGCCCGGCCTCTCGGACCCGGGCTACGTCCTGATTCGGGCGGCTCTGGAGCGCGGGTTCCCGGTGGTGCCGATCCCCGGGCCCTCCGCCCCGGTGACCGCCCTGGTGGTCTCCGGGCTGCCGGCGGATCGTTTCCTCTTCCTGGGCTTTTTGCCCCGCAAGCCCGGCGAACGTCGCCGGCTGCTTGCCCAGGTGGCTGCCCTCCCGTGGACCCTGGTGGCCTTTGAGGCGCCCCATCGCCTCCGCGAAACCCTCCGGGACATCCTGGAGATCTTGGGCGACCGCCCGATGGCCGTCGCCCGGGAGCTCACCAAGATCCACGAGGAGATCCGCCGCGGGACGGTGCGGGAGATCCTGACGCACTTCGCCGAAGTGGAGCCTCGGGGGGAGTTCACCCTGGTCATCGCCGGGGCGCCGGAGGAGGTTTCCCAATGGGAAGAAGAAGAGGTGCGCGCCCGGCTGGAGGAGCTGTTGCGCAGCGGACGGACCCCAGCCCAGGCGGCCCGGGAGGTGGCCCGGGCCTCCGGATGGCCCCGGGACGCGGTCTATCGAATGGCCCTGCGGATCCGATCGGAGAGCGAGCCGCGCCGATGA
- a CDS encoding TldD/PmbA family protein, producing the protein MKEILERALNVAQLRGATYADVRLVHRIEQSLLVRNGVVQGISQIEDMGFGVRVIADGAWGFASSARLTLEEAERVAERAVQIARASALFKKEDVDIGPPVVQRGTYRTPVQIDPFTVPLEKKLEILLAADAAMRAVRGIAATEAEMVFIRERKTFASTEGSWIEQEIIESGCGIEATAVGPDEVQRRSYPKSVGRHQMTRGWEFIEECDLPGNAPRIAEEAVALLTADPCPETVTTVILGGSQVALQIHESCGHPIELDRVFGTEAAYAGTSFLTPEKLGTFRYGSEVVNITADATLPGGLGTFGWDDEGVPAQRVDIVKEGLFVGYMTSRETARQLLKLLGPSPYVTGLSNGTMRASGWNRIPLIRMTNVNLLPGTWRLEDLIADTDEGIFMDTNRSWSIDDKRLNFQFGCEIAWEIKGGKLTRMLKNPIYTGITPEFWRSCDAVCNADHWVIWGTPNCGKGQPSQLAHTGHGAAPARFRNVRVFSRK; encoded by the coding sequence GTGAAGGAGATCCTGGAGCGCGCGTTGAACGTGGCCCAGCTGCGCGGCGCGACCTATGCGGACGTCCGCCTGGTCCACCGCATCGAGCAATCCCTCCTGGTCCGCAACGGCGTCGTGCAGGGCATCAGCCAGATCGAGGATATGGGCTTCGGGGTGCGAGTGATCGCCGACGGCGCGTGGGGCTTCGCCTCCAGCGCCCGCCTCACCCTGGAGGAGGCTGAGCGCGTGGCCGAACGGGCCGTTCAGATCGCCCGGGCCAGCGCCCTCTTCAAGAAAGAGGACGTGGACATCGGCCCGCCGGTGGTCCAGCGCGGAACTTATCGGACCCCGGTGCAGATCGATCCCTTCACCGTCCCCCTGGAGAAGAAGCTGGAGATCCTGCTCGCCGCCGATGCGGCCATGCGCGCCGTGCGCGGGATCGCCGCCACCGAAGCGGAGATGGTGTTCATCCGCGAGCGCAAGACCTTTGCCAGCACCGAAGGCTCCTGGATCGAACAGGAGATCATCGAGTCGGGCTGCGGCATCGAGGCGACCGCCGTGGGTCCCGATGAGGTGCAGCGCCGCTCCTACCCCAAATCGGTGGGGCGTCACCAGATGACCCGGGGCTGGGAGTTCATCGAAGAGTGTGACCTGCCCGGGAACGCCCCGCGCATCGCGGAGGAGGCGGTGGCCCTCCTCACCGCCGACCCGTGTCCGGAGACGGTGACCACGGTGATCCTGGGCGGCTCCCAGGTGGCCCTCCAGATCCACGAATCGTGCGGCCATCCCATCGAGCTGGACCGGGTGTTCGGGACCGAGGCCGCCTATGCGGGCACTTCCTTCCTCACTCCGGAGAAGCTGGGGACGTTCCGCTACGGCTCCGAGGTGGTGAACATCACCGCCGACGCCACCCTCCCCGGGGGCCTGGGCACCTTCGGGTGGGACGATGAGGGGGTGCCCGCGCAGCGGGTGGACATCGTGAAAGAGGGCCTCTTCGTCGGCTACATGACCTCCCGGGAGACGGCCCGTCAGCTGCTCAAGCTCCTGGGCCCCTCCCCCTACGTCACCGGCCTCTCCAACGGCACCATGCGGGCCTCGGGCTGGAACCGTATCCCCCTGATCCGGATGACCAACGTGAACCTGCTCCCGGGGACCTGGCGGCTGGAGGATCTGATCGCCGACACTGACGAAGGGATCTTCATGGACACCAACCGCTCCTGGAGTATCGACGACAAGCGGCTCAACTTCCAGTTCGGCTGCGAGATCGCCTGGGAGATCAAAGGGGGAAAGCTGACCCGCATGCTCAAGAACCCGATTTACACCGGGATCACGCCGGAGTTCTGGCGCTCCTGTGATGCGGTGTGCAACGCGGACCACTGGGTGATCTGGGGGACGCCGAACTGCGGCAAGGGGCAACCCTCCCAGCTGGCCCACACCGGCCACGGGGCCGCCCCCGCCCGCTTCCGGAACGTGCGGGTGTTCAGTCGGAAATGA
- a CDS encoding S8 family serine peptidase yields the protein MRILFLALALLPSPRPLAAHRPPPSSLIPGIPTLHPALARRLLRARPEEKIPVLIQLEGASPGEAAAAEAGADRPAAERRARLVARLRARAEAAGAPLLQRLREAEGAGEAEGVHLLWLPNQIAARISPRMLLALAREPSVRQIREDRFRRWITAAPLRETLDPLSTPWNLDMVRAPEAWAAFAITGTGVVVANIDTGVDWLHPALQRAYRGYDARGFHRHAGNWFDATGAGALYPVDANGHGTHTMGLMVGEGTGVAPGARWIAARAFDAQGYAYDSWIHAAFQWILAPEGDPALAPDIVNNSWGNPDGWDTTFMEDLAALQAAGIFAVFSAGNQGPGPGSIASPASLPGAFAVGAVDAEGQVALFSSRGPSPWGEVRPHVVAPGVRVRSTLPGGTYGELSGTSMAAPHAAGVAALLKAARPELSPLQIAEILTRTATPLTVTVPNFDSGWGLVNAMEALSAVVESGLLEGAVQDPEGRPIAGATVTARARDGRFQVSRESDPAGRYRLFLRASTYDVTASAFGYAPAQVFGIQILQGITRSLDFRLDPLPRGSLVVHAVDEHGAPVRDPSLSLVGTPVSLTQPAFPFTLSLPVGTYLLRLRALGHRVVTDTVEIAAGITTTRILTMPRMPRVLLVDSGAWYNESALFFYRQALDAQAWSYDEYRVTYPPIPPPTATLTAYEVVIWSSPFDSPGYIGADRALTFFLGQGGRLLVSGQDVAFWDDGGNGFFYAPYLRRMLGTRYVRDSSGIFTVTGALGGPFDGLVVDIRGEGGAQNQRFPDEIAPADPLTDQPMRYLDDGGAVTAVGLCRPHRGLVFAFGLEGIPDPALRGEVLERSLRALIAPPSPAGLRWDPAYTERVVPTATQVLFTATLQNLSEVATDTIRLEMEGTGWPVTLTPDAMTLAPCAAGVLTLTVDVPAGLPRDAGARITVTARSTLSPTLSASGVWQLKTPARLLLVEDDRWYEVGEAYRRALTAVGISFDRWRVADLFGQGSPSEGDLARYEGVIWFTGYDWYDPLSPAEEARLLTYVQGGGRLVFFSQDYLYSLLNGGRSWAFARALGVRTHDEGLTTTVALPSPLSPIGRGLPRWELTLPYPNWTDALEPMPDARPLWRGAHGRPIALTRSEGAGRLVFSTLGLEGVPEPLQAAVMRHVLSGLGPMGETRLEVVPRIAPAGARREIAVFVTHTQGLSIALRLQVPPPWTIRDPDQSPGWTLDPELPGWQGRILAPAVLTASMILEGPSGWAPLTLEGTDGRWPLRQILPVGVGVSDLAIAFAGDPSAPSGQAYAGSWTLQPSGDLSLALTLTLPMGWKDPRFRMDGSDLPQPSPGSGVWSGTLGPGEPLQVIALGAPLTLEPDPRRLVLRAEDAWGGVWEREVVITAVPWRAYLPVIAR from the coding sequence TTGCGGATTCTTTTCCTCGCGCTGGCGTTGCTCCCCTCCCCACGTCCCCTCGCCGCCCATCGTCCCCCGCCTTCGTCTCTCATCCCGGGAATACCGACCTTGCATCCCGCTCTGGCGAGGCGGCTGCTCCGGGCCCGCCCCGAGGAAAAGATCCCGGTCCTGATCCAGCTGGAGGGGGCCTCGCCCGGCGAGGCAGCGGCCGCGGAGGCCGGCGCGGATCGACCGGCCGCGGAACGACGCGCGCGCCTGGTCGCCCGCCTGCGCGCCCGGGCAGAAGCGGCCGGAGCCCCGCTCCTCCAGCGTCTCCGGGAGGCCGAGGGGGCCGGCGAGGCCGAAGGAGTTCACCTGCTCTGGCTCCCGAATCAGATCGCCGCCCGGATCTCTCCCCGCATGCTGCTCGCCCTCGCCCGGGAGCCCAGCGTCCGACAGATCCGCGAGGATCGTTTCCGGCGCTGGATCACCGCCGCTCCCCTCCGGGAGACCCTCGATCCGCTCTCGACGCCGTGGAATCTGGACATGGTGCGCGCGCCGGAGGCGTGGGCAGCCTTCGCCATCACCGGCACCGGCGTGGTGGTGGCGAACATCGACACGGGGGTGGACTGGCTGCATCCGGCCCTGCAGCGGGCGTACCGGGGTTACGACGCCCGGGGCTTCCATCGTCATGCGGGGAACTGGTTCGACGCCACCGGAGCCGGCGCGCTCTATCCGGTGGACGCCAACGGCCACGGCACGCATACCATGGGCCTGATGGTGGGCGAGGGGACCGGCGTCGCCCCCGGTGCCCGCTGGATCGCCGCGCGGGCTTTCGACGCCCAGGGCTACGCCTACGACTCGTGGATCCACGCCGCCTTCCAGTGGATCCTGGCGCCGGAGGGGGATCCGGCTCTGGCCCCTGACATCGTGAACAACTCGTGGGGGAACCCCGACGGCTGGGATACCACCTTCATGGAGGATCTGGCGGCCCTGCAGGCTGCCGGGATCTTTGCGGTCTTCAGCGCCGGCAATCAGGGCCCGGGGCCTGGCTCCATCGCCTCCCCCGCCAGCCTCCCGGGGGCCTTCGCGGTGGGCGCGGTGGACGCCGAGGGACAGGTGGCCCTGTTCTCCAGTCGGGGCCCCTCCCCCTGGGGGGAGGTTCGTCCCCACGTCGTGGCCCCCGGGGTCCGGGTTCGCTCCACCCTCCCCGGCGGGACCTATGGGGAGCTCAGCGGGACCTCGATGGCCGCGCCCCACGCTGCAGGCGTGGCTGCTCTCCTCAAGGCCGCCCGGCCGGAGCTCTCCCCTCTGCAGATCGCGGAGATCCTGACCCGCACCGCGACACCTCTCACCGTCACCGTCCCGAATTTCGATAGCGGGTGGGGACTGGTGAACGCGATGGAGGCCCTCAGCGCGGTGGTGGAGAGCGGCCTTCTGGAGGGCGCCGTTCAGGATCCCGAGGGCCGCCCGATCGCCGGGGCCACGGTGACCGCCCGCGCCCGGGATGGGCGGTTCCAAGTCTCCCGGGAGAGCGATCCGGCGGGGCGTTACCGGCTCTTCCTCCGGGCCTCCACCTACGATGTCACCGCCTCCGCCTTCGGCTACGCCCCAGCCCAGGTCTTCGGGATCCAGATCCTTCAGGGGATCACCCGCTCCCTGGATTTCCGGCTGGATCCTCTCCCCCGGGGCTCTCTGGTCGTCCACGCCGTCGATGAGCACGGCGCCCCGGTTCGGGATCCCTCTCTCTCCCTGGTAGGGACTCCTGTTTCCCTGACCCAGCCTGCCTTTCCATTCACCCTCTCCTTGCCGGTCGGCACTTATCTCCTGCGCCTGCGGGCGCTGGGCCATCGGGTGGTGACGGACACGGTGGAGATCGCGGCCGGGATCACCACCACCCGCATCCTCACCATGCCGCGCATGCCCCGCGTCCTGCTGGTGGACTCCGGGGCCTGGTATAACGAGTCCGCCCTCTTCTTTTACCGGCAGGCCCTCGACGCCCAGGCGTGGTCCTACGATGAATACCGGGTGACCTATCCGCCGATCCCACCGCCCACCGCCACCCTCACCGCTTACGAGGTGGTGATCTGGTCCTCGCCTTTCGACTCCCCCGGTTACATCGGCGCAGACCGCGCGCTGACTTTCTTCCTGGGCCAGGGCGGCCGCCTGCTGGTGAGCGGCCAGGACGTGGCCTTCTGGGACGATGGGGGGAACGGGTTCTTCTACGCGCCGTATCTGCGAAGGATGCTGGGGACCCGATATGTGCGGGACTCCAGCGGGATCTTCACGGTGACCGGAGCGCTGGGAGGGCCTTTCGACGGGCTGGTGGTGGACATTCGCGGGGAAGGCGGCGCCCAAAACCAGCGCTTCCCGGATGAGATCGCCCCCGCCGACCCGCTGACCGATCAGCCGATGCGCTACCTCGACGACGGGGGGGCCGTGACCGCCGTGGGCCTGTGCCGCCCCCATCGTGGGCTGGTGTTCGCCTTCGGCCTGGAGGGGATCCCGGACCCCGCGCTGCGGGGGGAGGTCCTGGAGCGCTCGCTTCGGGCCCTCATCGCCCCGCCGTCTCCGGCCGGCCTGCGCTGGGATCCGGCCTACACCGAGCGCGTGGTGCCCACCGCCACTCAGGTCCTCTTCACCGCCACCCTCCAGAACCTGAGCGAGGTGGCCACCGATACCATACGGTTGGAGATGGAAGGAACCGGCTGGCCGGTGACGCTCACGCCCGATGCGATGACCCTGGCCCCCTGCGCCGCAGGGGTCCTCACGCTGACCGTGGACGTCCCCGCCGGGCTCCCCCGGGATGCAGGAGCCCGGATCACGGTCACCGCCCGTTCCACGCTCTCCCCCACCCTCTCCGCCTCCGGCGTGTGGCAACTTAAAACGCCTGCCCGGTTGTTGCTGGTGGAGGACGATCGCTGGTATGAGGTGGGGGAGGCTTATCGCCGGGCCCTGACGGCGGTGGGGATCTCCTTCGATCGCTGGCGGGTCGCCGACCTCTTCGGACAGGGATCCCCATCGGAGGGGGACCTGGCGCGCTACGAGGGGGTGATCTGGTTCACCGGCTATGACTGGTATGATCCGCTCTCGCCGGCGGAGGAAGCGCGGCTGCTAACGTATGTGCAGGGCGGCGGGCGCCTGGTCTTCTTCTCGCAGGATTACCTGTATTCGCTGCTCAACGGCGGGCGATCCTGGGCGTTCGCCCGTGCCCTCGGGGTGAGGACCCATGACGAGGGGCTCACCACAACGGTGGCCCTCCCCAGCCCCCTCTCTCCAATCGGCCGGGGGCTCCCCCGCTGGGAGCTCACTCTTCCCTACCCGAACTGGACCGACGCCCTGGAGCCGATGCCCGATGCCCGACCGCTCTGGCGTGGCGCGCACGGCCGGCCGATCGCCCTGACCCGCTCGGAGGGAGCGGGGCGTCTGGTTTTCTCCACCCTCGGCCTGGAGGGAGTGCCCGAGCCGTTGCAGGCAGCCGTGATGCGCCACGTGCTCTCCGGGCTGGGGCCCATGGGGGAGACGAGGCTGGAGGTCGTCCCTCGGATCGCGCCCGCTGGAGCCCGGCGGGAGATCGCCGTCTTCGTGACCCATACGCAAGGGCTTTCGATCGCCCTCCGCCTGCAGGTGCCTCCGCCATGGACCATCCGGGATCCGGATCAATCGCCCGGGTGGACCTTGGACCCGGAGCTTCCCGGATGGCAGGGCCGGATCCTCGCCCCAGCGGTGCTCACCGCCTCGATGATCCTGGAGGGGCCCTCCGGGTGGGCCCCTCTGACGCTGGAGGGCACCGACGGGCGCTGGCCCCTGCGGCAGATCCTCCCGGTTGGCGTAGGGGTCTCGGATCTCGCCATCGCTTTCGCAGGAGATCCCAGTGCTCCTTCGGGACAGGCCTACGCCGGATCCTGGACGCTCCAGCCATCCGGCGATCTCTCCCTGGCGCTCACGCTGACCCTGCCCATGGGCTGGAAGGATCCCCGCTTCCGGATGGATGGAAGCGATCTGCCTCAGCCTTCCCCGGGCAGCGGCGTGTGGTCCGGGACGCTGGGCCCCGGGGAGCCGCTGCAGGTTATCGCCCTCGGGGCGCCTCTGACGCTGGAGCCGGATCCCCGGCGTCTCGTCCTGCGGGCCGAGGATGCGTGGGGAGGCGTGTGGGAGCGCGAGGTGGTCATCACGGCGGTCCCCTGGCGGGCATATCTTCCAGTCATCGCCCGTTGA